One genomic segment of Amycolatopsis sp. WQ 127309 includes these proteins:
- a CDS encoding VWA domain-containing protein: MTTVSDPVAGYAGFAAALREAGVACDAHRVQAYLAAVGEVDVAEPTQLYWAGRLTLCSSPDDLACYEEAFSQWFSIEPPGPRRTKAAAPKQARIAPLVDTEGGDADGGDGPDQLKVAASGQEVLRHRDLAELTTAEREHLRELLATLRPVPPRRRAARRTPARRGRLDPARTLRAMLASGGEPVRLAHTRRGSRPRRVVLLIDVSGSMSPYADALLRFAHVLTRSAPQSVEVFTLGTRLTRVSRQLRQRDPERAMLSAGSAVPDFAGGTRLGETLRAFLDRWGQRGVARRAVVTIFSDGWERGDTTMLGEQLARLHRLAHAVLWVNPHVGRAGYAPVQSGIVAALPHIDRLLAGHTLATLERLLGEISDA, from the coding sequence ATGACCACGGTCTCCGATCCGGTCGCCGGGTACGCCGGGTTCGCCGCCGCGCTGCGGGAGGCGGGCGTGGCCTGCGACGCGCACCGCGTGCAGGCCTACCTGGCCGCCGTCGGCGAGGTCGACGTCGCCGAGCCCACCCAGCTGTACTGGGCGGGGCGGCTCACCCTGTGCTCGAGCCCCGACGACCTCGCCTGTTACGAAGAGGCCTTCAGCCAGTGGTTTTCGATCGAACCGCCGGGTCCGCGCCGCACGAAGGCCGCCGCGCCGAAGCAGGCGCGGATCGCGCCGCTCGTCGACACCGAGGGCGGGGACGCCGACGGCGGCGACGGTCCCGACCAGCTGAAGGTCGCCGCGAGCGGCCAGGAGGTGCTGCGGCACCGCGACCTCGCCGAGCTGACCACCGCCGAACGCGAGCACCTGCGCGAGCTGCTGGCCACCCTGCGTCCCGTGCCGCCCCGGCGCCGCGCCGCCCGGCGAACCCCGGCCCGCCGGGGACGGCTTGATCCGGCCCGCACGCTGCGCGCGATGCTCGCCAGCGGCGGCGAACCCGTCCGGCTCGCGCACACCCGCCGCGGCTCGCGCCCGCGCCGGGTCGTGCTGCTGATCGACGTCTCCGGCTCGATGAGCCCGTACGCCGACGCGCTGCTGCGGTTCGCGCACGTCCTCACCCGGTCCGCGCCCCAGTCCGTCGAGGTGTTCACGCTCGGCACGCGGCTGACCCGGGTGTCGCGCCAGCTGCGTCAGCGCGACCCGGAGCGCGCGATGCTCTCGGCGGGTTCCGCGGTGCCGGACTTCGCCGGCGGCACCCGCCTCGGCGAGACGCTGCGGGCCTTCCTCGACCGGTGGGGACAGCGCGGCGTGGCCCGGCGCGCGGTCGTCACGATCTTCTCCGACGGCTGGGAGCGCGGCGACACCACGATGCTCGGCGAGCAGCTCGCGCGGCTGCACCGCCTCGCGCACGCCGTACTCTGGGTGAATCCGCACGTCGGCCGTGCGGGGTACGCTCCGGTCCAGTCGGGCATCGTGGCCGCACTGCCCCACATCGACCG
- the pcaC gene encoding 4-carboxymuconolactone decarboxylase: protein MDNRHEQGMKVRREVLGDEHVDRAVAGTTEFSRPFQDYITEGAWGTVWSRDGLDRRTRSCVTLAALTALHAHNELPMHVRAAVRNGLTAAEIGEVLLHTAVYAGAPAANAAFAIAQRALAELGEPSALPADAG, encoded by the coding sequence ATGGACAACCGCCACGAGCAGGGCATGAAGGTGCGCCGCGAGGTGCTGGGCGACGAGCACGTCGACCGCGCGGTCGCGGGCACGACCGAGTTCAGCCGCCCGTTCCAGGACTACATCACCGAGGGCGCGTGGGGCACGGTCTGGTCCCGCGACGGCCTGGACCGGCGTACCCGCAGCTGCGTCACGCTGGCGGCCCTGACGGCGTTGCACGCGCACAACGAGCTGCCGATGCACGTCCGGGCCGCGGTCCGCAACGGCCTGACCGCGGCCGAGATCGGCGAGGTCCTGCTCCACACGGCCGTCTACGCCGGCGCCCCGGCGGCGAACGCGGCGTTCGCCATCGCCCAGCGCGCCCTGGCCGAGCTCGGCGAGCCAAGCGCCCTGCCCGCCGACGCCGGATAG
- a CDS encoding NTP transferase domain-containing protein has translation MAEQVAGLLLAAGAGRRFGGPKALAALNGEPLVQRALRIMEEAGCTPIRVVIGAAADEVRALLPNPDMAVVAEDWATGMGASLRTGLAELNRLDGPLATLVHLVDLPWVGPEILTRVATNATANTVARAAYEGTPGHPVLLGRTWWPEIAKTAEGDRGARDWLATRKDLTLIECSDLGNGRDVDHRADLPNSASPTNLS, from the coding sequence ATGGCTGAGCAGGTAGCCGGCCTCCTCCTGGCCGCAGGCGCCGGCCGCAGATTCGGAGGCCCGAAGGCACTGGCCGCCCTGAACGGCGAACCCCTGGTCCAGCGCGCCCTGCGGATCATGGAGGAAGCAGGCTGCACCCCGATCCGGGTAGTCATAGGCGCAGCAGCCGACGAGGTCCGAGCCCTGCTACCGAACCCCGACATGGCGGTAGTAGCGGAGGATTGGGCAACCGGAATGGGCGCCTCGTTACGCACCGGCCTGGCCGAGCTGAACCGACTCGACGGCCCCCTCGCGACCCTGGTCCACCTGGTAGACCTTCCCTGGGTAGGCCCCGAAATCCTCACCCGGGTAGCAACCAACGCAACAGCGAACACCGTCGCCCGAGCAGCCTACGAGGGCACCCCAGGCCACCCGGTCCTCCTGGGCCGCACCTGGTGGCCGGAAATAGCAAAAACAGCAGAGGGCGACCGAGGAGCCCGAGACTGGCTGGCAACCCGCAAGGACCTGACACTGATCGAGTGCTCCGACCTGGGCAACGGCCGCGACGTAGACCACCGCGCAGACCTGCCGAACTCAGCAAGCCCCACCAACCTCAGCTGA
- a CDS encoding IclR family transcriptional regulator C-terminal domain-containing protein, whose translation MDASLPPFEVELDGEPAHRGAHHVQSLERGLAVIKAFHAGAAELTLSDVARATGLTRAAARRFLLTLTDLGYVRTDGKYFSLTARVLELGYAYLSSMTLPEVAQPHLEHLSADVHESSSVSVLEGTDIVYVARVAVSRIMTVSINVGTRFPAHATSMGHVLLTGLSAAELEAYLVVARLDRLTDRTVTSPERLRTELARVGEQGWAMVDQELEEGLRSVAAPIHDRRGTVVAAVNLSTHASRTTAESVERDLVPPLLATARAIESDLSVGAPGRAHG comes from the coding sequence ATGGACGCGAGTCTGCCCCCCTTCGAAGTCGAACTGGACGGCGAGCCCGCCCACCGCGGTGCCCACCACGTGCAGTCGCTGGAGCGCGGCTTGGCCGTCATCAAGGCGTTCCACGCGGGCGCGGCCGAACTGACCTTGAGCGACGTCGCCCGCGCGACGGGCCTGACCCGCGCCGCGGCCCGCCGGTTCCTGCTGACGCTGACCGACCTCGGTTACGTCCGCACGGACGGCAAGTACTTCTCGCTCACCGCCCGCGTCCTGGAGCTGGGCTACGCGTACCTGTCGAGCATGACGTTGCCCGAGGTGGCGCAGCCCCACCTCGAGCACCTGTCGGCCGACGTGCACGAGTCGAGCTCGGTCTCGGTGCTGGAGGGGACCGACATCGTCTACGTGGCACGGGTGGCGGTCTCGCGCATCATGACGGTGAGCATCAACGTGGGCACCCGCTTCCCGGCGCACGCGACGTCGATGGGGCACGTCCTCCTGACCGGCCTCAGCGCCGCGGAGCTGGAGGCGTACCTCGTGGTCGCGAGGCTGGACCGCCTCACCGACCGCACGGTCACCTCACCCGAGCGCCTGCGCACCGAGCTGGCCAGGGTCGGCGAGCAGGGCTGGGCCATGGTCGACCAGGAACTGGAGGAGGGCCTCCGCTCGGTAGCGGCCCCGATCCACGACCGCCGGGGCACGGTGGTCGCGGCGGTGAACCTTTCGACCCACGCGAGCCGCACCACGGCCGAGTCGGTGGAGCGCGACCTGGTCCCACCCCTGCTGGCCACAGCCCGCGCGATCGAGTCGGACCTGTCGGTAGGAGCCCCGGGCCGAGCCCATGGCTGA
- a CDS encoding MoxR family ATPase — protein MTDSLASPEELAAALDRTGYLADDGLATAGFLALRMGRPLFCEGEPGTGKTALALALATALDRPLVRLQCHEGIDAAQALYEWDFPRQLLHLRALEASGGIDVETAERSLYTERFLLARPLLQALISAPCVLLIDEIDRADDEFEAFLLQLLDEYAVTIPEYGEVRAEQPPLVVLTSNRTREVHDALKRRCLYHWLEHPDLVREVTILRRRIPLIGEVLARQVAEAVQRLRQMDLLKPPGVAESLDWAKALMTLHRDELDAASAARTLGAVLKYSEDLDRVRAKLDALFA, from the coding sequence GTGACCGACTCGCTCGCCTCACCCGAAGAACTCGCCGCCGCGCTGGACCGGACCGGTTATCTCGCCGATGACGGGCTCGCCACCGCCGGGTTCCTCGCCCTGCGGATGGGGCGTCCGCTCTTCTGCGAAGGCGAGCCCGGCACCGGCAAGACCGCTCTCGCCCTCGCGCTGGCCACCGCGCTCGACCGGCCGCTCGTGCGCCTCCAGTGCCACGAGGGCATCGACGCCGCCCAGGCTCTCTACGAGTGGGACTTCCCGCGGCAGCTCCTGCACCTGCGCGCCCTCGAAGCGAGCGGGGGCATCGACGTCGAGACCGCCGAGCGCTCCCTCTACACCGAGCGGTTCCTGCTGGCCCGGCCGCTGCTGCAGGCCCTCATCAGCGCCCCCTGCGTGCTGCTGATCGACGAGATCGACCGCGCCGACGACGAGTTCGAGGCCTTCCTCCTGCAGCTGCTCGACGAGTACGCCGTGACCATCCCCGAGTACGGCGAGGTCCGCGCGGAGCAGCCGCCGCTGGTGGTGCTGACCTCCAACCGGACCCGTGAGGTGCACGACGCGCTCAAGCGGCGGTGCCTCTACCACTGGCTGGAACACCCGGACCTGGTTCGAGAGGTCACGATCCTGCGCCGTAGGATCCCGCTAATAGGTGAAGTTCTGGCTCGGCAGGTCGCTGAAGCGGTGCAACGGCTCCGGCAAATGGACCTGCTGAAACCACCTGGAGTGGCGGAGTCACTCGATTGGGCGAAAGCCCTGATGACTCTCCACCGTGACGAACTGGACGCGGCATCAGCGGCGAGAACGCTCGGTGCGGTCCTGAAATACAGCGAAGACCTCGACCGGGTCAGGGCCAAGCTCGACGCCCTGTTCGCCTGA